In Silene latifolia isolate original U9 population chromosome X, ASM4854445v1, whole genome shotgun sequence, the following proteins share a genomic window:
- the LOC141622376 gene encoding calcium-dependent protein kinase 18-like isoform X2: protein MYRSSEISLLATVMFIMNLYFCLQMILPIAVEDVKREVKILKALTGHENVVQFYNAFEDDNYVYIVMELCEGGELLDRILAKKDSRYTEKDAAVVVRQMLKVAAECHLHGLVHRDMKPENFLFKSPKEDSPLKATDFGLSDFIKPSRKFTDIVGSAYYVAPEVLKRKSGPESDVWSIGVITYILLCGRRPFWDKTEDGIFKEVLRNKPDFRRKPWPSISNSAKDFVRKLLVKDPFVRPTAAQALSHQWVREGGSALDIPIDISVLHNMRQFVKYSRMKQFALRALASTLNDDELANLRDQFDAIDVDKSGTISLEEMRQALAKDLPWKLKDSRVMEIVEAIDSNTDGFVDFTEFVAATLHVHQLHELDNEKWQELSQRAFEKFDVDKDGYITPDELRMQTGLKGSMEPLLEEADIDKDGRISLAEFRRLLRSASMSSRIVASPSCARNSRRH, encoded by the exons ATGTATCGGAGTTCCGAAATTAGCTTATTAGCAACGGTAATGTTTATAATGAATCTGTACTTCTGCTTGCAGATGATTCTTCCTATTGCGGTGGAGGATGTTAAACGAGAAGTGAAGATACTGAAAGCCCTTACTGGCCATGAGAATGTGGTCCAGTTCTATAACGCATTTGAGGATGACAATTATGTGTACATAGTTATGGA GTTGTGTGAAGGTGGAGAATTGCTTGATCGGATACTAGCTAA AAAGGACAGCCGATATACAGAGAAAGATGCAGCAGTGGTTGTACGTCAGATGCTAAAAGTTGCCGCTGAGTGTCATTTACATGGGCTGGTTCATCGTGATATGAAGCCTGAG AACTTTCTGTTCAAATCACCTAAAGAGGACTCACCTTTGAAGGCCACCGACTTTGGACTATCAGACTTCATAAAACCTT CGAGAAAATTCACTGATATAGTTGGTAGTGCCTACTACGTTGCTCCTGAGGTATTAAAACGAAAATCTGGACCAGAGTCAGATGTCTGGAGTATTGGCGTCATCACGTATATATTGCTTTGTGGAAGACGCCCATTTTGGGACAAAACTGAAGATGGTATATTCAAAGAG GTCTTACGTAACAAGCCTGATTTTCGACGTAAGCCATGGCCTAGTATAAGCAACAGTGCCAAAGATTTTGTTAGGAAACTATTGGTGAAGGATCCTTTTGTTCGTCCTACCGCTGCTCAGGCACTAT CACACCAATGGGTCAGAGAAGGTGGAAGCGCATTGGATATTCCCATTGACATATCGGTTTTGCATAACATGCGACAATTTGTGAAGTATAGCCGTATGAAACAATTTGCTTTAAGG GCGTTAGCTAGTACACTTAATGATGATGAGCTTGCTAATCTACGAGATCAATTTGATGCAATTGACGTGGATAAAAGTGGGACCATAAGTCTTGAAGAAATGAGGCAAGCACTTGCTAAAGATCTTCCGTGGAAGCTAAAAGACTCTCGTGTTATGGAAATTGTTGAAGCG ATTGACAGTAACACTGATGGCTTTGTGGATTTCACCGAATTTGTGGCGGCGACTTTGCATGTTCATCAATTACATGAGCTTGACAATGAGAAGTGGCAGGAGCTGTCACAAAGAGCTTTTGAGAAGTTTGATGTCGACAAAGATGGATATATAACTCCCGATGAACTCCGAATG CAAACAGGGTTGAAGGGATCGATGGAGCCACTTTTAGAGGAAGCCGACATTGATAAAGATGGAAGAATAAGTTTAGCCGAGTTCAGAAGGCTTCTGAGATCGGCTAGCATGAGTTCACGTATTGTAGCCAGTCCATCTTGTGCAAGAAACTCAAGGAGACACTGA
- the LOC141622376 gene encoding calcium-dependent protein kinase 18-like isoform X1, whose translation MGVCFSTNKVSGSNSNNNTTTTSTAAKTKKNRRKPPTTQLTTSGVPSRTSGVPTTTITHYHNDKHRKTSSNNNKNNSNIIKLREKKSSRRQSSIPCGKRTDFGYDKDFDTRYIIGKLLGHGQFGYTYVATNKSNGDRVAVKKIDKSKMILPIAVEDVKREVKILKALTGHENVVQFYNAFEDDNYVYIVMELCEGGELLDRILAKKDSRYTEKDAAVVVRQMLKVAAECHLHGLVHRDMKPENFLFKSPKEDSPLKATDFGLSDFIKPSRKFTDIVGSAYYVAPEVLKRKSGPESDVWSIGVITYILLCGRRPFWDKTEDGIFKEVLRNKPDFRRKPWPSISNSAKDFVRKLLVKDPFVRPTAAQALSHQWVREGGSALDIPIDISVLHNMRQFVKYSRMKQFALRALASTLNDDELANLRDQFDAIDVDKSGTISLEEMRQALAKDLPWKLKDSRVMEIVEAIDSNTDGFVDFTEFVAATLHVHQLHELDNEKWQELSQRAFEKFDVDKDGYITPDELRMQTGLKGSMEPLLEEADIDKDGRISLAEFRRLLRSASMSSRIVASPSCARNSRRH comes from the exons atgGGTGTGTGTTTCTCTACAAACAAAGTGTCAGGATCAAACAGCAACAACAATACAACGACCACCTCAACCGCCGCAAAAACCAAGAAAAACCGTCGAAAACCACCCACTACGCAATTAACAACATCTGGAGTTCCGTCAAGAACATCTGGTgtaccaacaacaacaattacccaTTATCATAATGATAAACATCGTAAaactagtagtaataataataaaaataattcaAATATTATTAAACTTAGAGAGAAAAAAAGTTCAAGACGACAATCTTCGATTCCTTGTGGTAAAAGGACGGATTTTGGGTATGATAAAGATTTCGATACAAGATATATAATTGGGAAATTATTGGGTCATGGTCAATTTGGTTATACTTATGTTGCTACTAATAAATCTAATGGTGATCGTGTTGCTGTTAAGAAAATTGATAAGAGTAAG ATGATTCTTCCTATTGCGGTGGAGGATGTTAAACGAGAAGTGAAGATACTGAAAGCCCTTACTGGCCATGAGAATGTGGTCCAGTTCTATAACGCATTTGAGGATGACAATTATGTGTACATAGTTATGGA GTTGTGTGAAGGTGGAGAATTGCTTGATCGGATACTAGCTAA AAAGGACAGCCGATATACAGAGAAAGATGCAGCAGTGGTTGTACGTCAGATGCTAAAAGTTGCCGCTGAGTGTCATTTACATGGGCTGGTTCATCGTGATATGAAGCCTGAG AACTTTCTGTTCAAATCACCTAAAGAGGACTCACCTTTGAAGGCCACCGACTTTGGACTATCAGACTTCATAAAACCTT CGAGAAAATTCACTGATATAGTTGGTAGTGCCTACTACGTTGCTCCTGAGGTATTAAAACGAAAATCTGGACCAGAGTCAGATGTCTGGAGTATTGGCGTCATCACGTATATATTGCTTTGTGGAAGACGCCCATTTTGGGACAAAACTGAAGATGGTATATTCAAAGAG GTCTTACGTAACAAGCCTGATTTTCGACGTAAGCCATGGCCTAGTATAAGCAACAGTGCCAAAGATTTTGTTAGGAAACTATTGGTGAAGGATCCTTTTGTTCGTCCTACCGCTGCTCAGGCACTAT CACACCAATGGGTCAGAGAAGGTGGAAGCGCATTGGATATTCCCATTGACATATCGGTTTTGCATAACATGCGACAATTTGTGAAGTATAGCCGTATGAAACAATTTGCTTTAAGG GCGTTAGCTAGTACACTTAATGATGATGAGCTTGCTAATCTACGAGATCAATTTGATGCAATTGACGTGGATAAAAGTGGGACCATAAGTCTTGAAGAAATGAGGCAAGCACTTGCTAAAGATCTTCCGTGGAAGCTAAAAGACTCTCGTGTTATGGAAATTGTTGAAGCG ATTGACAGTAACACTGATGGCTTTGTGGATTTCACCGAATTTGTGGCGGCGACTTTGCATGTTCATCAATTACATGAGCTTGACAATGAGAAGTGGCAGGAGCTGTCACAAAGAGCTTTTGAGAAGTTTGATGTCGACAAAGATGGATATATAACTCCCGATGAACTCCGAATG CAAACAGGGTTGAAGGGATCGATGGAGCCACTTTTAGAGGAAGCCGACATTGATAAAGATGGAAGAATAAGTTTAGCCGAGTTCAGAAGGCTTCTGAGATCGGCTAGCATGAGTTCACGTATTGTAGCCAGTCCATCTTGTGCAAGAAACTCAAGGAGACACTGA
- the LOC141623262 gene encoding chaperone protein dnaJ 11, chloroplastic produces MLSISLPSTVTSPKPFNQSPPSTCHSSNLLISPRSVNLRRITCAATATAATFAGVQTTAFSSLYDVLGISAAASNGEIKAAYRRLARSCHPDVAGGSEDATAFIRVNDAYLTLSDPEKRAVYDRSLVLRQPLTAARFYGMSSSSSSSSFCRSPRRNWESDQCW; encoded by the coding sequence ATGCTTTCTATTTCTCTTCCGTCAACCGTCACCTCTCCGAAGCCCTTCAACCAATCACCTCCCTCCACGTGTCACTCCTCCAACCTCCTCATATCGCCGAGATCCGTCAACCTCCGGCGCATCACTTGCGCCGCAACCGCCACCGCCGCGACTTTCGCCGGTGTTCAAACGACGGCGTTTTCGTCATTATACGATGTCCTTGGAATTTCCGCTGCCGCATCGAACGGCGAGATTAAGGCGGCGTACCGCCGCTTAGCGCGGTCGTGTCATCCTGATGTGGCGGGAGGTAGCGAGGATGCTACTGCTTTTATTCGTGTTAATGATGCGTATTTGACGCTTTCGGATCCGGAGAAGCGTGCTGTATATGATCGGAGCTTGGTTTTACGGCAGCCGTTGACTGCTGCGAGATTTTATGGAATGTCGTCTTCGTCTTCGTCGTCGTCGTTTTGTAGGTCTCCAAGGAGGAATTGGGAGAGTGATCAGTGCTGGTAG